From the genome of Streptacidiphilus sp. PB12-B1b:
ACTTGGCCCGGCTGAACAGGGTGAACGGAAAGGCCACCTGGACCAGGACGGTCAGGTAGCTGCCGACGGCCAGCAGCAGGGCGTGGCCGTCGGCCGCCCGGGAGAGCGCGGGCCAGGGCTGGAACAGGTCGAGATTCAGCACGTAGTGCAGCGCGGTCCCGTCCCGCCACAGGCCGCCCTGGACCTTGAACAGGCCGGCCGAGCCGTAGAGCAGGCAGACCTGGGCCGCGATGACGAACATGCCGCAGTTGTGCAGCGTGTTGCTCAGCAGGCTGCGGATTTGGACGGCCTGCCGCAGTGCCGGTCGCAGCAGCGGCGCGGGGCGGGGGCGGGTGCGGCTTCGGCGGGCGTCGAGGGACCAGCGTCGTCCGCAGGCCGTGAACATCAGGTACACGGCCATCAGCTCGATCAGGTTGTCGCCTCCGTCCGTCATGAACACGGCCCGGCCGTGGAACGAGGTGACCACCACGGCGAACACCACGGACGTCGCCCTGGTGTGCCAGCCCAGCGCGAACAGGGCCGAGGCGAGCAGCGCCAGCGCGTAGCAGCAGGTGAACCAGGCCGGGCGGTCGGACAGCGTGAGGATGCTGAACCACCCGTCGCGGGCCAGGAGTTCGCGTGCCAGCGCCGGGCTCCAGGGCGAGCCCGGGCCCCAGATCTCGTCGCGGTGCGGGAACTCGCGCAGCAGCACGGCCAGGTACAGCAGGCCGTATCCGATGCGCAGCACGGCGGCCGCGTGGAGGGACACCGCCTGCTCGGTCACGAAGGCGAAGGCCCGGTCGGCGGCGGCGAGGGGTCGGCGCGCGAGGGTTCGGCGCGCGAGGGGCCTGCGCACGGGGGTACGGTCAACGGCCATCGGGGGTCACCTGCCACCAGGGGAGAAAGATCGTGTCGGAGGCCGGCGCCGGGGTACGCGCCCCGGACGCCTGGGGCGGGATCGGGGAGATGGGTGTGGTGGTGATCCGCAACTGGACGGCGTCGAAGCCGTGTTGACCGTGGGCGCCGAGGCGTTGCGCGGCGATGGCGGCCAGATAGTGCCGGAGCATGCCTGCCTGACCCGAAGCGTCCTCGTCGCCGTCCGGTGCCGCCTGGTAGGCGGACCACGCCCGCCGCAGCATGTTCTGTGCGGTCCGGCTCGGGAAGGGGTCGTGCCGCACCGCGGACTCGTCCATGCCGGTCAGGTCGACCCAGGGGCCGGCCCGGCGGGCGCCGTCGGGGGAGGTGACCGCCGAGCGTGCGGAGATCTGCTCGCGGTCGGCCTGCGGGTCAGGGGCGAACAGCTGCCAGTTCTGCTCGAAGTAGGGATAGATCCAGGCGTTGATCTGCTGCTCGTACCGCTGGGAGACGGTGTTGGAGGGCGCGACGAACAGGAACATCATGCAGACGTGGACGAGCGCGGTGGCGCAGCACGCGCAGACCGCGCAGACGACCGCCCACCGGACGGGCCGGGGCAGCGGAGGGCACGGGCCCGGCGGGTCACCGGCGGCGGCCTCCCGCTCCTGTGCGCGTACGAGGCGCGTACCGGAGGCCGGCCGGGGGACGGACGGTGCCCGGTCCACCTGTGTGCTGCCCGGCTGTGTGCTGCCCGGCCCGGAACGGCCGTTGTCGGTGCCGCTCATTGCATCCCTCCACCGTTGATCTCCGGACAGTGCCCCCCGGACAGCGGGCGATGGCCCGCCGGGGGCGTTGCCGCGCCCCGACGAGCCATCGCGTACTCAGGTCTCAGGAGTGCCAGCGGCTCGCGGCCCGACGGCGCAGGACGATGACGCCCGAGCCGAGGATGGCGAGGCCCACCAGGGCAGAGCCGACCGCGACCTCCGTGGAGTCCGACTTGGAGACGCTGCCGCCGGTGCCGGCTCCGATCCCGCCGATGGGGCGGGGCCCCGGGCCGCCGGGGTAGCGGTGGCCAGGACCACCGGGGTGGCCGGGACCGCCAGGACCGCCGGGACCGCCGGGGCCACCGGGAGCGCCGGGGTGGTGATGGTGGTGATGGTGGTGGTGGTGTCCGCCGGTGCCCCCGGTGGTCCCGCCAGTGGCGCCGCCGGTCGTCCCGCCGGTGCCGCCGCCGGTGGTGCCGCCCGTGCCGCCGCCGGTGGTGCCTCCGGTGCCGCCGCCGGTCGTGCCGCCGGTGGTGCCTCCGGCGGCGCAGGTGGACCGGATGATGTTGTCGGTGTCCAGGGTGACCGACCCGTTTCGGGCCAGTACCCGGCCGTTGATGTCCACTCCGGTGGTCACCGAGATGGACGTCAGGGCCAGGATGGTGCCGATGAAGGTCGAGTGGGTTCCGAGCGTGGCGGAACTGCCGACCTGCCAGAAGACGTTGCACGGCTGCGCGCCGTTGACGAAGAGCACCCGGCTGGCGGAGGCCGTGGTCAGCGTCGAGCCGATCTGGAAGATGAACACCGCGTTCGGGTCACCGTGCGCGTCCAGGGTGAGCGTGCCGGTCAGCCCGATCGACGACGACGCCTTGTAGACGCCCGGCCCCAGCGTCAGCCCGCCGAGGTCCCCGGGGAGGTGAGGGTGCTGTCCGGTGCCTGCCCGGCGGCGTTGTTGTAGGCGATGGTGAGGTCGCTCTTCGCCTGGAGCGCCACGGCGTCGGCGGCGTGGATGACTCCGGCCACCGTGCCGGGCGGGAATCCGGTCACCGAGGTGCCGGGGCTCACGCCGACGTCGCCGGTGATCGTGGTGGGGCCGGTGTTGGTGATCGACTGACCGGACAGCACCGCGAAGCTGCTCGCGGTCCCGAGCGGAACGGCCACGCCGATCGCGGCGGCAGCGGTCGGCAGGAATGCCAGCACGGCGGCCACCGATGCCAGGACGAATCCGGAGGCGGCCCTGGCGCGGAATCTGTGCCGATGGGGTGTTGTGGGGACAATCAAATCCATCGAGGTGCCCAACTCTTTCGAATAGGTTCGGCGGATCTCGGCAGCCGGTGGAGAACCCAGATCGCGCCAAGAGCCGTACGGTGGACGTCTGCGACGTGCCGGAGCCGACACCACGGGCCTGTGGGACAAGCGCATGGATCGGTGCAGGTTCCCGGCCGGGCCGGGTTCCTCATACCATCCGCCTATCACGCCACTATTGCGGCTATGACATGCCCGCAATCTGTCGATTAGCTTGATCGGCCTACTGTCGGGGAAATGAGAGCGGGAGATAGTACGTGTGGTAACTGATGGCGCATCAAAGGAATATCGGGCTGGCTGCCGGGGGTGCCGTGCCGAGGGGCCGGTGCTCGAACGGCGGCGATGGCTGTCGTACGCCAGGGCGGGGGCCGTGCGCGAAGAAGGAGCGCACGAAGGCCGGCGCGATGCGGCTTCCATGATGCGCGGGCGGCGGGTGCCGAGGGCGGCGACACGCAAGAACGGCCGGAGGGACTGCCGGGGCGAGTTGTCCACAGGCTCTGCCCACCGATGGCGGCGTGGTCGTCGGAACATCCGCGACAGGGGCGCTGACCTGCGGTGAAGAGGTTGTCCACAGGCGTGTGGTCCACTCAGGTTCTGCGAGAACCCGAGTGGACCACGCTGTCCACAGGCTGCTGGTACTAGGGGATCAGCGCTGCCGACGACGGCGGTCGGCGGCCCTCCCCTGGCGCAGCTCGGAGACGTCCTTGCGCATGCCGGAGACGTCCTCGCGCAGCTCCCGGACGTCGTCGCCGAGGGCGCAGAGCTGCTCGCTCATCGCCCCGACCACCCGGCCGTGGGCATCCAGCCGACGGTCCACCGACTCCGCCAGATCCGCCCATCGTCCCTGGTCAGCATGGGTGTACTGCTCCGGGGTGGGGGCGTCGGGGTGGGCCTGGAGGTACTCGTACTCGTCCCAGTGCGGGCCCGGTCCGAGCCGCCGACCGGGCGGCATGCCGTGGCGCGGCGGGGCCGCCGGTCCGTGCCGATCCGCCTCGGTGTCGAGGAGGTAGACACGGACCTGCCGGGCGACGGCGCTGTCCCGCAGCAGCATGGCGATGTTGAGCACGGCGCGGCGCGGGAACACCGCCAGGGACGGCGTTCTGGGGTGCACCCCACCCATGTTCTTGAGCAACATGAGTTCCTGACCTGCGAGGATGCGGTATCCGGTGCCCAGCAGCTCCTCACGGTGGTCCTTGACGAGGGACTGCACCGCCTCGATTCCGACCTCGTAGTAGTCGGCGACCATCCTCGTGGTGACGTGGACGCCGTCCGGCAGCAGGACGAGCGCCTTGACGCGGTCCAGCGCGTCGGTGCGGTGGTGGACGCTGTCGCGCAGGGCGCGCGACTCCAGCAGAGCGACTTCGGGTGGCATGGTGCCTGCCCTTCCCATGAGTGGGGACAGTTGACTGAACGCCCCCATCCCGGGGCTCAGGGCCGTCCCACCTGGACGGTCAAGGGCACGAGTCGCGTTCGTCCACTCATCCCATGGGCCGGACTGAACCGGCCAACTCCACAGTCACCACTCGCCGCGTCATCTGATCCACAGTGCTCATGCGCACGGTGTTCAACGATCGGATGGTCATACGGTTACGCCGTTCGCGCCGACCGGAGAGCTGACAGAGAATCAGAAGACGGCGGCGACAACGCCGGCTCGGCGGCAGCGGGGATCACCGGGCGGGGTACCGGGGCGGTGTCGTTTTTGCTGAACGATCCGGCGGTGCTGCGCCGGTGCCGCCCGGAGGATTTCCTGGCGGCTTCGGTGCGGGGCGCAGGTCTTTCGGGGGCGGACCGGCGCAGGTGGTCCGGCCAGCGGATATTCGCGGGGGCGGCGGCACCGGGACGCCTACTGTAGGGGTATGAAGATTGGAATTGTGGGTGCCACGGGCCAGGTCGGTGGCGTTGTGCGTCGGATTCTCGCCGAGCGGGACTTCCCGGTGACGGAGCTGCGGCTGTTCGCCTCGGCGCGTTCCGCAGGCCGGGAGCTGCCGTGGAAGGACGGGACGGTCGTCGTCGAGGACGCCGACACCGCCGACTACAGCGGTCTCGACATCGTCATCTTCTCCGCGGGCAAGACCGCCTCGCTCGCGCTGGCGCCGAAGGTGGCCGCCGCCGGGGCCGTCGTGATCGACAACTCCTCCGGCTGGCGCTCCCACCCGGAGGTGCCGCTGGTGGTCTCCGAGGTCAATCCGCACGCCGTCGCGGACCGCCCGCTGGGCATCATCGCCAACCCCAACTGCACCACCATGGCCGCCATGCCGGTACTGCGTCCGCTGCACCAGGAGGCGGAGCTGGTCGGGCTGGTGGTGGCGACCTACCAGGCCGTCTCCGGCAGCGGCCTGAGCGGCGTCGCCGAGCTGCAGGGCCAGGTGGACGCGGTCGGCGCGGGCGCCAGCGCGCTCACCCACGACGGCGCGGCGGTGGAGTTCCCCGAGCCCAAGCAGTACGCGCGCCCGATCGCCTTCAATGTGCTGCCGCTCGCCGGGTCCATCGTGGACGACGGCCTGAACGAGACCGACGAGGAGCAGAAGCTCCGCAACGAGAGCCGGAAGATCCTGGAGATCCCCGGCCTCAAGGTCTCCGGCACCTGCGTCCGGGTGCCGGTGTTCACCGGGCACTCGCTGCAGGTGAACGCCCGCTTCGCGCGTCCGCTCAGCCCGGAGCGGGCCCGGGAGCTGCTGGCGCAGGCCCCCGGCGTCGAGCTGTCGGAGATCCCGACCCCGCTGCAGGCCGCCGGTCAGGACCCGTCGTACGTCGGCCGGATCCGGGCGGACGAGACCGCGGAGAACGGTCTGTCGCTGTTCGTCTCCAGTGACAACCTGCGCAAGGGCGCGGCGCTGAACGCGGTGCAGATCGCCGAGCTGGTCGCCGCGGAGCTGCTGGCCGCCGCCGAATAGGGCGAGGCCGGCCGGGCGGCCGCGGTCAGTCCAGCTCGGCCGGCCGCTCGACGTCGACGTCGACGTCCGCCGCGCCCCGGGCGTCGGCGTCCTCGGCGTTGGGCAGGAACCGGGAGCGCGCCCGGGGGCGGTCCGCGCCGCGCGGCCCGGGGACGCCGGAGGCACTGGTGAAGGCCGGGCTGCTGAAGTCGGGCGACGAGTAGTCCGGCCGGGAGTACCCGGGGCTGGAGAAGTGGGGCTCGGGGGTCGGGTCGGCGTCGACCTCCTGGCCGCGCTGGTCGGTGAGGCGCTCCGGGCCGGGGCTGGTGAAGCCGGGGCTGGAGAAGTGGGGCTCGGGGGTCGGGTCGGCGTCGACCTCCTGGCCGCGCTGGTCGGTGAGGCGCTCCGGGCCGGGGCTGGTGAAGCCGGGGCTGGAGAAGTGGGGCTCGGGGGCCGGGTCGGCGTCGACCTCCTGGCCCTGCTCGTCGGTGAGGCGCTCCGGGCCCGGGCTGGTGAAGCCGGGGCTGGAGTAGCCCAGCTTGGGCCGGGCGCGGACCAGGCTGACGCCGGGCCGGGCGGCGACCTCGCCGGTGCCAGCGCCCGCGCCGGGCACGGCGCCGAGCTGGGCCAGCAGGTAGGGGCGCAGGGCCTGGTCGCGCAGCGCCGTGTGCCAGAGCTCGCGGGCCGTGGCGAGTTCGGCGTACTGCTCGGGGTGGCGGCCCGGGGGCGGGCCCGCGGCGTCGCGGGCGGCGGTGAGCAGCAGCCCGATGATGTCCACGGCGATGGCCGCCGCGCACACCACGGCGGAGACGAATCCGGCGGTGACCAGGGGCTGGCCGAGGGAGAAGTGGTCGGCCCGGAAGGCGTAGCCGAGCAGCAGCATCACCAGGGCGCCGAGTCCGGACAGGATCGGCAGCAGGACCGCGATCAGGGGCACCCAGCCGGCGCGTTCGGCCGCGTCCAGGGGGTTCTCCGGGGCCTGCCGCCGGGTGGGGTCGTCGTCGGGGGTGGTGCTGCGGACCTGGTCGCGCAGGGCGCGGTAGTAGCTGTACGCGGAGGCGGCGTCGGCGGCTATGGCGCCGGCGTCGTGCAGGGCGCGGGTGTGCAGCTGCTGGGCGTTGGGGCCGCCGGGGGTGCGCCGCAGGGCGAGCCGCAGCTCGTCGTGGTGGAGCAGTTCATCGAGGACGCGTTCGAAATCCGGCTTGTCCTCGGCCTGCAGGTATGGAGCGCTGTCCATGGATCCCTACCTACTCCCCCGAAGGCTCCGTCGGGGGCTTCTGCCTTGATGGTAGGGGGAGCAGCTGACACGGTGACAGGCAGTTTCCGGAATTTCAGGGCCTGGTGGGGCTGGTGATGCCTCCGGTATATGCCGCAGGCCGGGCCCCGCGCGGGGCCCGGCCGTCTCCCGGCACCGGCAGCGATCGTGCCGGTTTCCCTGATCGTCCTTGGTGCGCTGGTCAGTTGAGGGGGAGCCGGGCGACCAGCAGGCGGCCCTGTCCCTCCATGGTGACGCCGCCGTCCATGGCGACCGCCAGGCCGTCCGCGTAGATGTGCGGTCCGGTGACGGGGTGTCCGGAGTTGCCGGCCGGGCCGTCCTCGCTCTGGGCGTCGCCGACCAGGTAGGGGATCGGGCTGTGGCCGTGGACGATGCGCCGCCCGCCGTAGGCGTCGAGGAGTTCGTGGCAGGCGGAGGGGCCGGCGTCGCCGCGGAAGGCGAAGCGCTTGGTCATCCGGCGGAAGCAGTCCCACCAGTCGTCGGCCTCGTCGCCCTGCAGCACCTCGTGGATGGCGTCGTTGACGGCGTCCACCGAGTCGCCGTACTCCAGGTAGGCGGTGGTGTCGGAGTGGACCAGCAGGTGGTCGTCCTCGACGGCCATGGCCGGGAGCCGGGACAGCCAGGTCACGTGGTGGTCCTGGAGCCGTTCCATGTCGGTGGGCTGGCCGCCGTTGAGCCGCCAGGCGGCGAGGAAGGAGGCGGTGCCGGCGGTGGACTGGACGGCCTGGTCGCCGTAGCGGTCGGCGCCGAGCAGCAGCAGTTCGTGGTTGCCCATCAGCGCGCGGCAGTAGCCGCCGGAGGCGGCGGCCTCGGCGGCGAGGTTCATCACCAGGTCGATGACGCCGATGCCGTCGGGGCCGCGGTCGGTGAAGTCGCCGAGGAACCAGATCCGGGCGGGCCCGGCGGACCAGTGGCCCTCGGCGTCGATGATGCCCGCCTGGTGCAGCGCGTCCAGCAGCGCCTGCAGGTAGCCGTGGACGTCGCCGACGACGTAGAGCGGGCCGGGGCCCTCGGACTCGGCCGCGGCGGCCGGGGCCGGGAGCACCGGGGGCGCGGTCTCCACCCGGGGCGCGGGGTGCTCGTAGCCGACGGTCGGGGCCATCGGGCCGCCCAGTTCGATGGTGGGCGGGTCCTGCGGGCCGGGGATGAAGCGCGGCGGGGTGAACACCGGGGCGCCGGGCGGCGCGGCGGGATAGGCCGGGGCGCTCGGGTAGGCCGGCTCGGGTGCGTACACCGGCGGCCCGTCGTAGGGCGGTTCGGGCGCGTACGAGCCCGCCTCCTCCGCCGCGCGCGTGGGCGGGGAGAAGAAGTCGTACGTCGTGGACCCGTCGCCGTGGATCTCCGGCCGCGAGGGGTCCAGGGGCGTACGGGGGCCTGGGTCCGGCAGCTCAGGCCGGGCGAAGGGGTCCACCGGTGTCATTCGCCCATCATAGGAAGCCCCAGTTCGCGGTGTACGCACCTGGGCGGGATCAATACGCCCGGGCTGGTCGGTCATCGGTGTTGGCTGTGGGTATGTGTGATGGTTTGTATGGATTCTTGTCACGTTCTGCGGTGACGTGTCATTCCTCGCCCGGGTGCCGGGGCGGGCTGACGGTGATCCGCGCGGGCCGCCGCTGGGAGGAGGTGCGGACGATCAGCTCGGTCGGCATCAGCTGTCCGACTGGGCTCTCCTCGGCCGGGGCGCCGCCCTCGATGGCGTCGATGAGCAGGTTCACCACGGTGGTGCCGATCCGCTGCGGCTTCAGCGACAGGGTGGTGACGGGCGGTTCGGTGGTCGCGTAGACGTCGCTCTCGCTGCAGCAGACCAGCAGCAGGTCCTCCGGAACCCGCAGGCCGTAGCGGCGGGCGGCGGCCAGCAGGTCGGTGCCGTTGGGGTCGAACAGGCCGTAGACGGCGTCCGGGCGGTCCGGGCGGGCCAGCAGCCGATCGGCGGCGACGGCGCCCGCGCAGGGGTCGTGCGCGGGGTACGCCTCGCACAGCGGCTCCTGCCGGACCCGGCGGCACCAGCCCAGGTAGGCGTCGGTGCTGAGGCGGGTGTAGGTGTCGGTGCTGGTGCCGGTGAGCAGGCCGATCCGGCGGGCCCCGGCCTCGGCCAGGTGGTCCAGGATCTCCAGCACGGCGCTGCCGTGGTCGTTGTCCACCCAGGCGGTGACCGGGCAGTTGCCGGGGCGGCCGTCGCTGACCACCGGCAGGCCCTGCCGGAACAGCTCGGCGACCATCGGGTCGTGCTCGGCCGGGTCGATGACGACGGTGCCGTCCAGGGCGACGTTGCTCCAGACGTCGTGCCGGGACGTCGCGGGCAGCACGACCAGGGCGTAGCCGCGGTTGAGCGCGGCCGAGGTGGCGGCCCGGGCCATCTCCGCGAAGTAGGCGAACTCGGTGAAGGTGAAGGGTTCTTGTCCGTAGGTGGTGACGGTCAGGCCGATCAGGCCGGAGCGCCCGGTGCGGAGGGTGCGGGCGGCGGCGGAGGGGCGGTACCCGAGGCGCTCGGCGACCTCGCGGACCTTGCTGCGGGTCTCGTCCGGGAGGCGGCCCTTGCCGTTGAGGGCGTCGGAGACGGTGGTGATGGACACCCCCGCCGCGGCGGCGACGTCCCGGATTCCGGCGCGTTCCAGCCGCCGGGCGTGGGGTGGCCGCCGGCCGCTCTGGTTGGCTGCTGCTGCTGTCATGTCGAACCGATCGTATGGCTCACCACCGACCTTAGGTGATGGTCTGCGTGGGTTGGTCGGAGATACGTTTCTCCATGAGCTTTTGTGCTCTTTATCCTTAGCTGCGTGACCATTTGGGGTCACCCGCCTACGTTTCGTCCACGTGTCGCCGCAGCCGCCGAGGAAGGCTCGGCCGGACGGCGCCAGAACATGTCACTCTCACGGGTGAGATATCGCCGATCGGCTCGTAGGGTGATCCCGACCGGACAAGGACGACGGCACGACGTGGAGGACGACCGCGGTGAGCGACAACGACAAGGGCCGGAGCCCCGCCGAGCAGGGCCGGACGGACGGCCCCCGGCTGAACGGCAACCTGCGCGGCATCCCGCTGTACAAGCCCGGCAAGCCCGCCCTGGGCAGCGACGGCCGCCCCGCCTTCAAGCTGTCCTCCAACGAGAACCCCTACCCGCCGCTGCCCGGCGTCCTGGAAGCCGCCGTCGCCGCCGCCGGGGACATCAACCGCTACCCCGACATGGGCTGCACCGGGCTGGTCGCGGAGCTGGCCCGGAGCCTCGGCGTGCCGGAGAGCCACATCGCCACCGGCACCGGCTCGGTCGGCGTCGCCCAGTCGCTGGTCCAGGCCACGGCCGGCCCCGGCGACGAGGTCGTCTACGCCTGGCGCTCGTTCGAGGCGTACCCGATCATCGTCCAGGTCAACGGCGCCACCTCGGTGCAGGTCCCGCTGCGCGCGGACGCCTCGCACGACCTGGACGCCATGCTGGCCGCGGTCACCGACCGCACCCGGCTGATCTTCGTCTGCAACCCCAACAACCCGACCGGCACCGTCGTCCGCCGCGCCGAGCTGGAGCGCTTCCTGGACGCCGTCCCCGGCGACGTCCTGATCGTGCTGGACGAGGCGTACACCGAGTTCGTCCGCGACGCCGAGGTGCCGGACGGGGTCGAGCTGTACCGCGACCGGCCCAACGTCTGCGTGCTGCGCACCTTCTCCAAGGCGTACGGCCTGGCCGGGCTGCGGGTCGGTTTCGCCGTCGCGCACGAGCCGGTCGCGGCCGCGCTGCGGCAGACCGCCGTGCCGTTCGGGGTCAGCCAGCTGGCGCAGGACGCCGCCGTGGCCTCGCTGCGCGCCGAGACGGCGCTGCTGGAGCGGGTCGAGGCGCTGGTGCAGGAGCGGACCCGGGTGGTCGCGGAGCTGACCGCGCAGGGCTGGACGCCGGCCGAGACCCAGGCCAACTTCGTCTGGCTGCCGCTGGGCGCGCAGACCATGGACTTCGCCGCCGCCTGCGCCGCGGCGGGCGTGGTGGTGCGGCCGTTCGCGGGCGAGGGCGTGCGGGTGACCATCGGCGAGACCGAGGCGAACGACCTCTTCCTGCAGACGGCGGAGCTGTTCCGCAAGGAGTCCTGAGCCCGGGGACGACGCCGGGAGCGTGGGGTCGGCGACGGTGGCGGCGGACTCGTAAGTCCCTGGGAGTTCACTGTGATTTTCCGCCCGCCCGGCTCCGCCGCGGGCGGTCCCCGGCCGACGGGGACCGCCCGGGCCTTGGCCGACGGCCGCCCGGGCGGCCCGGCGCTGCCAGCGAGTTCCCAGATTCCTCCCAGGGCATCGTCCGGGGAGCCGATCACGATGTCTCGCTATGAAGGTGCTCCCCCAGCGGCGCAGGGCCGCTCTGCTGAACTCCGTTCTCGCCGTGCTGCTCGTCGCCGGTTCCGGAGCGGCCTACGCCGCCGTGAACACCTCGACGTCCACTGCCGCGAGCAAGTCGAACACCACCACGTACACGGTCGCCAAGGGCATGGTGCTGGCGACGGTCAGCGGCACCGGGGCCCTGTACTCGCCCAGCGACGCCGGCGTGAACTTCACCACCGGCGGGACGCTCACCGAGGTCGACGTCAAGCCCGGGCAGCAGGTCACCAAGGGCCAGGTGCTGGCCAAGGTCGACCCGACCTCGGCCGATGAGACCCTCACCGCCGACCAGGCCGCGCTGACCGCCGCGCAGGCCAGTCTCGACCAGGTCGAGGACCCGACCAGCACCGGCGCAGCCGCCACCCCCAGTGCCTCGCAGCTCACCCAGGCCGAGGCACAGGTGACCAGCGCCCAGAACGCCGTCACCGCCGCCCAGGCCGCCGTCGCCGGGACGGTGCTGACCGCGCCCATCGCCGGCACGGTCAACTCGGTCTCCGGCTCCGTCGGCGGCACCGTCTCCGGCGGCGGCGCCTCCACCGCCAGCAGCTCCGGCAGCGCCCCGACCGGCTTCGTGGTGATCACCAACCCGGCCGGGATGGAGGTCACGGCGGACTTCGCCGAGGCCGACGCCCTGAAGCTGAAGGCCGGACAGGGCGCCACGGTCACCCTGAACGCCAGCGGCGAGGAGCTCAACGCCAAGGTGCTGTCGGTCAGTTCGCTGCCGGTCAGCTCCTCCTCCGGGCTCAGCTCCAGCGGCACCGTGGAGTACGCGGCGCTGCTGTCGGTCACCAGCGACACCAGCAACCTGCGGACCGGTCTCAGCGCCAGCGTGTCCGTGCTGACCGGCGAGGTGGACAATGCGCTGTACCTGCCGACCGCCGCGCTCACCGGCACCGGCACCACCCGGCTGGCGACCGTGGTCGGGGCGGACGGCACGACCACGTCCAAGAGCGTCACGGTCGGCCTCGCCGGCGACAGCGACGTGCAGATCCTCAGCGGGCTCACGGAGGGCCAGAAGGTGCAGGTGACCGTGGCCACCACGGCAGGCGGCGCCGGGGGCTTCGGCGGCGGACGCGCGGGCGGCTTCGGCGGCGGCACCGGCGGCTTCGGCGGCACCGGCGCCCGGGCGGGCGGCGGCGGCTTCGGCGGAGGTGGACGGGGATGACGCCGCGCCTGCCGTCGCTGCGCCGCAGAGGCCCGACGGCAGCGCAGGGCCCGGACGGCGGGGAGGGCTCCCCGGCCGGCCGGGCCCCTTCCGCCGTTCCGGCGCGCCCGCCGGTGGTGGAGCTGCGGCGGGTGGTGAAGACGTACGGCACCGGCGAGGCCGCGGTGCACGCCCTGTGCGGCCCGGCCGCCCCGGACGGCGGGGAGGTCCCGGGGGTGGACCTGGCCGTCCGCACCGGCGACTTCGTGGCGGTGATGGGCAGCTCCGGCTCGGGCAAGTCGACGCTGATGAACATCGTCGGCTGCCTGGACTCGCCCACCTCCGGCCGCTACCTGCTGGACGGCATCGACGTCGGCCACCTGGACGAGCACCAGCTGTCCCTGGTGCGCAACCGCAAGATCGGCTTCGTCTTCCAGTCGTTCAACCTGGTGCCCCGGACGACCGCGCTCGACCAGGTCGAACTGCCGCTGGCGTACGCCGGGGTGAAGCCGGAGCAGCGCCGGCTGCGGGCGCACGCGGCGCTGGCCCTGGTCGGCATGGAGGACCGGGCCGGGCACCGGCCCAACGAGCTGTCCGGCGGCCAGCAGCAGCGCGTCGCGGTCGCCCGCGCGCTGGTGATGGCCCCGGCGATGCTGCTCGCGGACGAGCCCACCGGCAACCTGGACAGCCGCAGCACCGACGAACTGCTGGGCATCGTCGACCGGTTGAACGCCTCCGGCCGGACGGTCGTGCTGATCACCCACGAGGACGAGGTGGCCCGGCACGCCAAGCGGGTGATCCGGCTGGTGGACGGCCGGATCATCGCCGACGAGCGGCAGGCGCCGCTGGA
Proteins encoded in this window:
- a CDS encoding efflux RND transporter periplasmic adaptor subunit, which encodes MKVLPQRRRAALLNSVLAVLLVAGSGAAYAAVNTSTSTAASKSNTTTYTVAKGMVLATVSGTGALYSPSDAGVNFTTGGTLTEVDVKPGQQVTKGQVLAKVDPTSADETLTADQAALTAAQASLDQVEDPTSTGAAATPSASQLTQAEAQVTSAQNAVTAAQAAVAGTVLTAPIAGTVNSVSGSVGGTVSGGGASTASSSGSAPTGFVVITNPAGMEVTADFAEADALKLKAGQGATVTLNASGEELNAKVLSVSSLPVSSSSGLSSSGTVEYAALLSVTSDTSNLRTGLSASVSVLTGEVDNALYLPTAALTGTGTTRLATVVGADGTTTSKSVTVGLAGDSDVQILSGLTEGQKVQVTVATTAGGAGGFGGGRAGGFGGGTGGFGGTGARAGGGGFGGGGRG
- a CDS encoding ABC transporter ATP-binding protein; this translates as MTPRLPSLRRRGPTAAQGPDGGEGSPAGRAPSAVPARPPVVELRRVVKTYGTGEAAVHALCGPAAPDGGEVPGVDLAVRTGDFVAVMGSSGSGKSTLMNIVGCLDSPTSGRYLLDGIDVGHLDEHQLSLVRNRKIGFVFQSFNLVPRTTALDQVELPLAYAGVKPEQRRLRAHAALALVGMEDRAGHRPNELSGGQQQRVAVARALVMAPAMLLADEPTGNLDSRSTDELLGIVDRLNASGRTVVLITHEDEVARHAKRVIRLVDGRIIADERQAPLDGPPPALLDPHFAAHSLHQHRG
- the hisC gene encoding histidinol-phosphate transaminase; protein product: MNGNLRGIPLYKPGKPALGSDGRPAFKLSSNENPYPPLPGVLEAAVAAAGDINRYPDMGCTGLVAELARSLGVPESHIATGTGSVGVAQSLVQATAGPGDEVVYAWRSFEAYPIIVQVNGATSVQVPLRADASHDLDAMLAAVTDRTRLIFVCNPNNPTGTVVRRAELERFLDAVPGDVLIVLDEAYTEFVRDAEVPDGVELYRDRPNVCVLRTFSKAYGLAGLRVGFAVAHEPVAAALRQTAVPFGVSQLAQDAAVASLRAETALLERVEALVQERTRVVAELTAQGWTPAETQANFVWLPLGAQTMDFAAACAAAGVVVRPFAGEGVRVTIGETEANDLFLQTAELFRKES